Proteins co-encoded in one Papaver somniferum cultivar HN1 chromosome 5, ASM357369v1, whole genome shotgun sequence genomic window:
- the LOC113282932 gene encoding pentatricopeptide repeat-containing protein At3g22470, mitochondrial-like — translation MTEDAWGLFILMDKINIKLDQITYNSMIDGLSLTGRLQEAVKLFDLMVDRGLEPNEISYCVLIDGYCKNCQLDEAMQLFEKMKQNGMKPTVVPYTILLRGLYRDGRMKAAQRFLDEMQSFGQSPNEVTYNTMLDGLCKNGKMEEAVELFESMEGMGISADNYTYSILIHALCRAGRLADARKLFDEIPEKGLFPDAATYNTMMVGLFHNRMFLEANKLIIDMEEKGCLPDSRTYEIIIMGFLEGKETEKALQFLRMMRERKFAPSDFVVRLLVNTLPVDELKNL, via the coding sequence ATGACAGAAGATGCTTGGGggttatttatattgatggacaAGATAAACATAAAACTGGATCAGATTACATATAACTCAATGATTGACGGTTTGAGTTTGACAGGTCGACTGCAAGAAGCAGTTAAATTGTTTGACTTGATGGTAGATAGGGGCCTCGAGCCAAATGAAATCAGCTACTGTGTGTTAATTGATGGGTATTGCAAGAATTGTCAGTTGGATGAAGCTATGCAACTATTCGAGAAAATGAAACAAAACGGAATGAAACCCACTGTAGTTCCTTACACCATACTATTAAGGGGACTATACCGGGATGGAAGAATGAAGGCTGCGCAAAGGTTTCTTGATGAGATGCAATCTTTTGGTCAGTCTCCAAATGAAGTCACGTATAACACCATGTTGGACGGTCTCTGCAAGAATGGAAAAATGGAGGAGGCAGTAGAATTGTTTGAATCCATGGAGGGTATGGGAATTTCAGCTGATAATTACACTTACAGCATTCTTATTCATGCTTTGTGTAGGGCTGGCAGGTTGGCAGATGCAAGGAAACTATTTGACGAGATTCCAGAAAAAGGATTATTTCCTGATGCAGCGACATATAACACAATGATGGTGGGACTATTTCATAACAGGATGTTCTTGGAAGCTAACAAATTAATCATCGATATGGAAGAGAAAGGTTGTTTACCAGATTCTAGAACATATGAGATTATCATTATGGGATTTCTTGAAGGAAAGGAGACTGAGAAAGCATTACAGTTTCTTCGAATGATGCGTGAAAGAAAATTTGCACCAAGTGATTTTGTTGTTCGTTTGTTAGTAAACACGCTCCCCGTGGATGAATTAAAAAATCTCTAG